The DNA window TTTCCTTCAGTtaaatatcatcatctgacataTTGGTTTTCTTATTCATGCCCCACACGTTCGCCAATACATCTTGGAAAGAAGCCAACATGCCTCTGTCATCACTAGTCTCCATAAAATCATTATGAAGATTCTCCTCTCTGCATCGAAGTTTCTTGTTCACACGACAACACCACGATCTAGGGCTAGTCTTGATGTCCCGCCCGAGTCACCAAGGAGATTCTCATCATCCGCTTACATGCCCTCAACCCCTCCATCAATCGCCATCTTAGAATCTAATACTAAACATTTTAAGTGTACATAAATGAGTTGAATAAAAACTGAAAATTCTTTTATCCTTTAATAATGTCAACCAATTTACTagtataatattgaaattaattaatataatttttaaaatttttaaatttaattttatgtttccGGTTTACTCTAAacaaaatcaactcaaataacttatatttaataattgtctatgaaatttaaatttcttttgattatataatctcGAATCTTCTAGGCTaaactaaaagtaaagaaaaagtccttacaattaattaattaattaatttattgttcCTCATTTTGGTAAAGAAGTGATGAAAATAATTTGAAGTTTTGTTTGGCatgaaagataaaattaattgtaaggaatttttctttacttttagcttAGTACGGAagattcaatatcatataataaaaaaattgggtTTTGCAGACAACTATTAAATAttagttatttggtttgatgttaatttggaaaacaaaaaataaatcttaaattttaggagattaaattaattaatttcaatattatagtaataaatcGGCTAACAGTATCAAGagataaaaaattttcaacaatttgtttaattgattttcatgttttggaatttaaatttttaatattgaaaaaattttaagaacTTTCTCAATGGGGTAAACAAGTAAAATATGACAAatatttaatgcattattttagtttctatagctttttcattttaatctttaattttttttactgaaaTCAAGACTTAAAGAAAAGATTTTTTTCGATGACTAAAATGAAACTGACctaaaaattaaataaccaaaatgaaaGTATAAATATAATTGTGGACATGATTTGATATATACAATCAACCGCTGTTAATAATTTAGCActtgaatgactaaaataaaaccctaaaattttttatACGATCATACCACACAATTATAGCACTTATAATCACACGATCATACTGCACCTGATCTCTCtacataaattaatatattcatacacaCACAAATTAATAATTCGATTTATGTTGGGATGTTTCACAATTTTGTTAACGGGAGAGCTAAAATGGGGCAGGTtttcaattatattttatatgCGTACGAGTTCTCGCATAATATTTTTTGTGGCTGCCCCTACTTTTAAATGTGAATATATGAGGAAATCATCAGTGGTATAAATCTCTTAGAACCCATCACATTTCCAAACTAGATATGTAAAGCCCTCAAATTAATATGGTTTTTGATAATGCTTTAGATTTTTCCTATTTAGTGGTATCTTAAGAAACTGATTAGTTAAAGTTGTTAAATGATTTGTTtacttcactcttttctttatccTTTCTTGACTGAAATATCTTAGATCAGTTCACTTCTACTCAATGCAACTCGGATGGTAGATGCTTGCCCATGGAGCATATAGACAGAGTCGGTGAGCTAGCCAAGAAGCCTGGTTTGAAGCTACGCATCAATGGGGAACGCATTTTCAATGCAAAAGCTTTGCCACTAAAAATATCTTAACAATCTATGAAACCTATGCTCAAACTCAGGTCTTCTTTTTTTAAGGCTAGAAGGCTCGGGAAAACCTTAGGTGGTGGGATGAGAGGTAGGTTGGCTTCGTCAGTTCTGCCGCTTTTGTCACTTCGATAGAGCACAAGAAAGCAAAGGTGTTAATACataaactattattatatacaaactTATCGGTTTGGAAGAATACTTTTCTATGgtgcttttgatcgatgaacttACATTAAGTTCATCAATTTGATGTTAGTTTTGTGCCAAATTACAAGTCAGAAAATCAAGATTATCATTTTTCTTTAccttttttcatgattttttttggttGCTTAGAGGTTAAAGATATAAGAAGATCCTGTTAAATATCAGCTTTGTGAGAGATTGTAATTAATCTTATCATTTTTTGTTGTCAAGAAGTCATAATCTAACTAGTTTAGGCATGTTGAAATATTTCGGACAAGTTCTTCACTACTAATGAAGTATCCAGTCTTTTACCTTTTATATCATAATAATACTCTTATAAGTTGTAATACTTGGAAAGTTTTTCGTTTTAAGGTAACAAAGACAGCCAAGAAAACTACCATTTTGCGATTATACTTGTGGTGTTTCATTTTTTGCTTTCTTGATTTAGagcttaaaatattaaaacagtAAGGAAACTAAAAAGAAGGTAGTTGAGTTGAATGAATGGATTATGAATGTATATATCAGAAAAATATGTGGGTGCGGAATATACCGACTGCCATCTCGAATATTTGGATCCCGTTCCGTTTATTATAAGGAAGCATGCACTTACACTTCCTATTTCCATTCCAATTACTATTCCCTTTATCAATTCTTCCTTTCCTTGTTTTTTTCAGatttatatatacacaaatatctCAAACTCTCATCTTTCAGGCTTTTACTTCCGTTTAAGAATCACAGGTCAGTTTCAGAAACTTGAGCTTACAGGCTTTACTCTCTCTCCCCATTTAAAAGAATAGGTATAATAAGATTTGTTCATGCATGCAAATGGAATTCCATTTTGGTAATGACGACAAGAAACAACGTTTTTGATGTCTAGGTTTATTTTATATAGACtatatgatttctttttcttttttctgattCAATTTGTTAAGTGGGAGATCGTAAATCATGCAAAAAGAATGCTACTGTTAAAGAGAAGTGCTATGATACCGTCAGTATTTAAATACTCATCTGACATACATgatctttaaataaaaatgaaaatagtaatATTGGATACGTGCCATATTTGTCATACACTAGCTCAAAGTTGAGTATCAGCACTTTGATTATTTATGGATAGGTTCAAAGTAATATACAGTATCCACATATTAGCCTCAATTTCCGGATCTGTCAgcaaatcttttaaaaatataacaatatcacgttaatttcatttttcttttacagTTTAATAGGTATAACAAAATTTTCtccctttaataataataataataaaattaataaaagggTACTGTCAAAGATGCTAAAATCCTTGCTGAAAACTGATGGATTGTCTGTTTCCAGATGTCATTTCCAATTATGTTATATACATAACATCAATAGTGAAGACATTCTCTCTGTTGCTAATTTTAGAATTTGTAAgaaaggaaatttaaaaaaaaaagaaaaaaaaaagccaatGAAATTAACTTTCAAGAGTTAAATATAGAAATAAGTTGTTGTCACTCCCTCCTTCGGTTGCACTTGAATATTTTCCCAGCTCCATCTGTTTTATTGTCTTTGATTTGGATGTCACTCGTAACCCTTTCGAGCTTTTTCTTTTACATCTTTGTCGAGGAAGAGGGAGCAGATAGATAAAGAAGGTGGCCATGGTGGTAGGAAACAAATTACAGGTACTTGACGCGCTTGATGTAGCCAAAACACAATGGTACCACTTCACTGCAATCATTATAGCTGGGATGGGCTTCTTCACTGATGCATATGATCTCTTCTGCATATCTCTCGTTACCAAATTGCTTGGCCGCATATACTACCATGTTGATGGCGCTAAGAGCCCCGGATCATTGCCCCCCAATGTATCGGCTGCCGTTAATGGTGTAGCGTTCTGCGGAACGCTAGCAGGCCAGCTATTCTTCGGTTGGCTTGGTGATAAGCTAGGCCGAAAGAAGGTCTACGGTATGACTCTCATGCTCATGGTCATATGCTCTATAGCATCAGGTCTATCTTTTAGCAGTAACCCTAAAGCAGTGATGGCAACCCTTTGCTTCTTCCGGTTCTGGCTCGGCTTTGGCATCGGTGGTGATTATCCACTTTCCGCCACCATCATGTCCGAATATGCCAACAAGAAGACTCGCGGAGCTTTCATTGCGGCAGTGTTTGCGATGCAAGGATTCGGAATTTTAGGAGGTGGCATCTTTGCTATTATTATATCCGCTGCATTCATGGCCTCGTTTCACGCGCCACCCTACGAGGTCGATCCTGTGGGCTCCACTGTTCCAGAAGCAGACTATGTTTGGCGTATTGTTTTGATGGTTGGAGCACTCCCAGCGGCGCTTACCTACTACTGGAGGCTGAAGATGCCAGAAACCGCTCGTTACACCGCCCTTGTTGCTAAGAATGCTAAGCAAGCTGCATCTGATATGTCAAAAGTTTTGCAGATGGACATTGAGGCGGAGCCACAAAAGATTGAGCAAGAGAAAATCCGATATGGCTTGTTTTCCAAGGAGTTTGCTAAACGCCATGGACTTCACCTGCTTGGGACAACCACCACTTGGTTCTTGCTTGACATTGCATTCTACAGCCAAAACTTGTTCCAAAAGGATATCTTTAGCGCCATTGGCTGGATTCCATCTGCCAAGACCATGAATGCCCTTGAAGAAGTTTACAAAATTGCAAGGGCGCAAACACTGATTGCTCTTTGCAGCACCGTTCCAGGCTACTGGTTCACAGTGGCTTTCATTGATATTATGGGAAGATTTGCCATCCAATTGATGGGCTTCTTCTTCATGACGGTGTTCATGTTTGCACTGGCCATCCCTTACGACCACTGGATTCATAAGGACAACCGAATTGGCTTCGTTGTTATGTACTCATTGACCTTCTTCTTCGCGAATTTCGGACCCAATGCCACAACATTTGTGGTACCGGCTGAGATTTTCCCTGCAAGGTTGAGGTCCACTTGCCATGGTATATCAGCAGCTGCAGGAAAGCTTGGTGCTATGGTTGGTGCATTTGGATTCTTGTATTTGGCGCAGAATAAGGATAAGGCCAAGGCAGATGCAGGGTACCCTGCAGGTATTGGAGTCAAGAATTCACTTATAGTTTTAGGTGTAATCAATGCATTGGGCTTCCTCTTCACTTTCTTGGTGCCTGAATCGAAAGGGAAATCTTTAGAAGAGATGTCAGGCGAGAACGAAAATAATGGAGAGGGAGAAGCAGGGGCATCGTCGTCATCATCATCTAATCACTAATGTTAGTTTCCAGTTGCCTAAAGTTAGACTGGTGGTAGAAGCTCTCTAAAACTCTTTAGTTGGCCACCAGGTTTGCTTATGTCAGTTTTctattttcaaactatttttctTTCACGTGGACGTTATTTCTAATAATAGAGATTTCTATGATTGCCTTTTTCGTTTATCAACAAAATCAAAACTGAACCAAGAAATCTAGTCCAGGACAGTTTTTCACAGGCTCACATGTCAAAGACTTTTAGAGAGTATGACTCTATGAACTATGGGAGACATTATTGCTTCCTTTGTTTCGAAGTTTATAGCTGTTTAAGATCACTCAGCATTTTTCATGGTTTTCCAAAAGCATAGTTTCTTTGTTGGAGACGGGAAGATGCATTATAGTCATTTTCTGTAGAAATTGAGTATAATATAACTTTGCAGCAATATTTCATGATTCGAGCCTTGCACTAAGAACTGTTAGTGTCTCAAGGGCTGCAAAATTTTTGTATCATTATAATGACTAAGTTCTAGGGAGATCTGTTAGTTTGTTAGTAGGAGTTGTTAGCTTGTTAGGAGTAGAAAGCTAGATGTTGTTAGCTTGTTAATAAGAGTTGGAAATTCAAAATTGGTTGAGTTTGTTACTTGAGACATATATATAAGGGCTGCTTGGTTAATGAATTAAATCATCCCTTCTAGTCTTATTTTCTATGCTTCTGTTAGTTCTCTGCTAAACCAACAAGAACTCCCTTAGTTAGATTGTAGTgtaagaaataattgaaacttCATATTTAAAGGGTTTCCTCCACTCAAAATTCTCTAGCAGAGTAGCTGCAAACCTCCCAATTAGACATGGACAGACCAaattatataaacatattatCTAATGGGATGGGGCCTGCAGTTGTTGGGATTTTTGTGTCTGGCTCAGAATGAGGTTACGACAAATTAAAGGAAGATGCAAGGAACCATCCTGAAACGAGCCTCCCAGTCCCTGATAACTGTTGTTTCTTCTGTGTGTGTGGAACCTGACTCTATGGTTTCCCTCTAATTACCAGTACGGATGACAAGTGTCTTTGTTCAGAGGAAAATAATAGTAAAGAACCAGAATTAACAGGAACCGGATAATGTTAAGCCTAGAGCTTCATATCAACTTCACCAGATTCTGGTTATTCCAGGATTATACATGAACTAATTTTTTGTGTCAGAAAATGATTCTGCACATGAAGCAAAGACTAACTCGGAGTCAGCAAAGCGAGGGGGGTAACTTCTTGAATGGAACAGTTAAACTATGCAACGCTCAGTTAGCACGATCCTTCAGCACTTCAAGATCCATCTCTGTAGGGTCAGTTGCCTGAATCTCATAGTGGATACCATCCAGTTCCTCTCTAAGCCCGTGTTTTGAAGTGGCGTAGAGCACTTTTGAACGGATTCGAGATGATGAAGGGGACCTGATGACATAACCCAATTGTTAGGCAAGGAGAAGATTTGATAGGCAACTTCTTTAATGTATTAAATGCATGCCAGGGGAGTGCCATTGCTACATGAGAAGTAAGAACAAGAAAACTGATGTCATCATATATGTAACTGGCACCAAAAAGAACCATTTCTAACCCAAAGGCTCGAAGAACTAATAACCTATTTTTGTTCCCAACACTAATCAAGCAAAACATGGGCCAAATAGTAGTCTCCTTCAGCTGCATTCCCTCATTAATGCTGCCATGGAAAGCTCAGAGGCAA is part of the Gossypium hirsutum isolate 1008001.06 chromosome D11, Gossypium_hirsutum_v2.1, whole genome shotgun sequence genome and encodes:
- the LOC107923345 gene encoding probable inorganic phosphate transporter 1-7, translated to MVVGNKLQVLDALDVAKTQWYHFTAIIIAGMGFFTDAYDLFCISLVTKLLGRIYYHVDGAKSPGSLPPNVSAAVNGVAFCGTLAGQLFFGWLGDKLGRKKVYGMTLMLMVICSIASGLSFSSNPKAVMATLCFFRFWLGFGIGGDYPLSATIMSEYANKKTRGAFIAAVFAMQGFGILGGGIFAIIISAAFMASFHAPPYEVDPVGSTVPEADYVWRIVLMVGALPAALTYYWRLKMPETARYTALVAKNAKQAASDMSKVLQMDIEAEPQKIEQEKIRYGLFSKEFAKRHGLHLLGTTTTWFLLDIAFYSQNLFQKDIFSAIGWIPSAKTMNALEEVYKIARAQTLIALCSTVPGYWFTVAFIDIMGRFAIQLMGFFFMTVFMFALAIPYDHWIHKDNRIGFVVMYSLTFFFANFGPNATTFVVPAEIFPARLRSTCHGISAAAGKLGAMVGAFGFLYLAQNKDKAKADAGYPAGIGVKNSLIVLGVINALGFLFTFLVPESKGKSLEEMSGENENNGEGEAGASSSSSSNH